The genome window GCTTTAAGTTACTACCGCCCACAGCAACCATGAGTGGTACTGCTGGTTTTAGCTGGCATACGTGTTCAACAATGGCTTGTTGCTCTTTTAGCGTTAGTGCTAAACCTTCGCCCGTACTGCCAAGTAGTAAAATACCGTTATGTGCTGCTTCTTGATCGCTAACCAGTTTAGTTAACGTGTTGTAGTCAACATCGCCGTGTTGATCAAACGGCGTAACGAGCGCGGTCCACAATGAGTAGTCGTTTAAATTGAAGTTGTTGATCATCTCTCACGAACTTATAATTTGTACCAATTTTATTAAAAACGCGATCATTTTAGCGATAACTAATTTAATGCAATTGGTATTATTCGAAGAGTTAAAAAGCTTTATGGAAGGAGCCGCATTAACGTCGTTCGAACTAATAATTCGAAGAGCGAATGGGCTTAAAATAATAGGGCGCACGGCCTTAATATTTAAGACCAGAAGCTCTCCACCAAACTAATAAGCTGCTTTTATAAGCAGCTATTGGTGACAGTCGCTAGGGTTCAACCTAGTCGCCCGAAATAAACACCTCGCAAAAGTGATTACTTCTCGGCGTTAATTCCCCTCACGTATGCTCACTGGAGTTTGCGCTCCTAACATACGCTACCTGAATAACGCACCTCTTCTAGCCCTTTACACCTGTTTGTAGAGTAAAAACTTACAAACCTGTGCAATTTAAATAGGGTAATTACGGCGATTAAAGCATTTTAGCCGTCTAGGTGTCAAGCGACTAAATGCATATTCATTCATCCATAATGGGAGTGGTTACGTATTGGGTGCTTTTCTCGTACACTAGCAATATAAGTAGTGAGGTATTTAATTAGTATGGAAAAATTTAGCGATATTTATAAGCGAGCGGTAGAGCGAAAAGGCTCCGAAAAAATGCTTAAGTTATTACTTGCAAAACCGCTATCTAAAAAACAACTAAGCACGTTAAGTGACGACGATTGGCTTGAGGAATTTACTCGAAAAGTATTTCAAAGCGGCTTTTATTGGTCAGTCATTAATAATAAGTGGCCAGGCTTTAGAGAGGTTTTTTGGGATTTTAGCGTTGATAAGTTATTAATGATGCCACCTGATATGCTGGAACAAAAAGCAACGGATGAGCGAATTGTTCGTAACTATAAAAAAGTAAAAACAATTACCGAAAATGCTTACATGATCCACGAAATAGCAGGGGAACATGGCAGTTTTAGTCAGTTCATCGCTAATTGGCCAACAGACGATATTATTGGTTTATGGGCGTATTTAAAAAAACATGGTTCGCGTTTAGGCGGAAATACAGGACCTTATGCGCTACGAGCACTTGGTAAAGATACTTTTTTACTATCACGCGATGTAGAGAATTACTTACGTGCTCATAAAATTATAGACGGCGGCTTACAAACTAAAAAATCACTGAGTGCAGCCCAAGCTTTTTTTAATAAAATGCAAAAGCAAAGCGGCTTAAGTATGCAAGAGTTAAGTTTAATTGTTGCTTATGGCGTTGGTGACAACCGTGTTGGTATAAGCCAGCAATAATAGGAATTACCATGAAATTAGTGCCAAGATACACAGACATTACGGAAAACTTTGCGATAGAAGATTTTCCTGCAAGTGTTGCCTCTCCTCAGTTATTGCTGTGGAACGAGAGCTTAGCAAAAGAGTTTAATATTAACGTTGCAGCTGATTTGCGTGCTAGCACTTTTAGCGGTAACGAGAAACAGGCGATTCCTGCGGTAGCACTTGGTTACTCTGGGCACCAATTTGGGCATTTTTCACCACGTTTAGGCGATGGGCGAGCGCATTTGCTGGGCGCTATTAATGATGATAAAAACCAGTTGTGGGATATTCAATTAAAAGGCTCTGGTGCTACTCCTTACTCAAGAGGGGGAGATGGGCGTTGTGCTCTTGGTCCTGCTATTCGTGAATACGTAATGAGCGAGGCAATGCATGCACTAGGCATTAAAACCACACGCTGCTTAGCTGTTGTTGGTAGTGGTGAAACGGTTTATCGCAATCCGCCACAAGCAGGCGCAATAGTGACTCGTTTAGCAACGAGCCATATTCGTGTTGGCTCGTTTCAATATTTAGCAACGCAAGGCGATGTTGAAGGGCTTAAAAAATTAGCCGATTTAGCCATTGATCGACACTACCCAGAAATAACCGATACAGGATCGCAGCGTTATTTAGCATTTTTAGGCGCTGTGATTAAAAACCAAGTTAAGCTAGTTGTGAGCTGGATGCGTGTTGGCTTTATTCACGGAGTAATGAATACCGATAATACGCTAGTAAACGGAGAAACCATTGATTACGGCCCGTGTGCCATGATGAATAGCTTTGACTTTGATACCGTATTTAGCTCTATCGACAAACAAGGTCGGTATGCATTTGGTAATCAACCTAATATAGCTAACTGGAACTGTGCTCGCTTAGCTGAGAGTTTAATACCACTTATTAGCGATGATGACGAGCAAGCGGTTTCATTAATGACGCCATTTATTAATAGTTTTGCTGAGCAGTTTAATACTGAGTTTACGGCTATGTGGGCACAAAAACTGGGTTTAAATGAATCTTGTAATAGTAGCGGCGAGTTAATCGCAGAGTTGTTAACACTATTAAAAGATAACCAGCTCGACTACACCAATACTTTCGATGCGCTTACTGAATCCTTAAAAGAAGAAGTAGTAATACCAGAGTCGCTAATTGAATGGAGAGCTAAGTGGGTAAGCTTAACCGACGATAATAGTTATGAAGTAATGAGAGCGGCAAATCCTCGTGTAATTCCTCGTAATCATGTGATCGAAAAAATAATTGCAGAGTATAATGCTGCAGGGGCTAGTGAGTTACTACAGCGCTTTATGAAAATAGCCAGTAACCCGTATTCTGACAGTGAAAAATTATCAGAATTTCAAGCTACGCCGATAAATGATAATGATTACCAGACTTTTTGTGGTACTTAATTGTTAGAATTTAATGTAACTACATGATTCAAAAGAGTCATTTTTCAACCAAATGTGAGCATATATGTTTGGGAATGAAAACTCTGGTGGTATTATGCGCCGAATTAAAGTGAGGCAATATTTTTGTGCATATACTAAGTGCATTTTATTTAATTGCCCTTACATTCCTTGCTCAATACTAATCTACAAAAACTACTATACTTATTTTTCAATAAAGTTTTAATTTCGCCTATAGTAAGTGGATGTGTGTTGTGACTGGGCATAGAAAAAAGTTATAAACTTTATTTTTCGTTAAGTATTGATTAACAAAGGCTCAGTTAGTCTATATAAAACTGATTGAGCTAGTATTGATTAGCTACAATTTTAAATTGTTCAAATGGGAAGAAAACAATGAAATTAAAATCACTTACAATCGCAATCGCGTTAGCTGCAACTAGCGCATCTTCATTCGCTGCTGATAAAGAGCCTGGTTTCT of Pseudoalteromonas arctica A 37-1-2 contains these proteins:
- a CDS encoding DNA-3-methyladenine glycosylase I, with the translated sequence MEKFSDIYKRAVERKGSEKMLKLLLAKPLSKKQLSTLSDDDWLEEFTRKVFQSGFYWSVINNKWPGFREVFWDFSVDKLLMMPPDMLEQKATDERIVRNYKKVKTITENAYMIHEIAGEHGSFSQFIANWPTDDIIGLWAYLKKHGSRLGGNTGPYALRALGKDTFLLSRDVENYLRAHKIIDGGLQTKKSLSAAQAFFNKMQKQSGLSMQELSLIVAYGVGDNRVGISQQ
- a CDS encoding protein adenylyltransferase SelO, which gives rise to MKLVPRYTDITENFAIEDFPASVASPQLLLWNESLAKEFNINVAADLRASTFSGNEKQAIPAVALGYSGHQFGHFSPRLGDGRAHLLGAINDDKNQLWDIQLKGSGATPYSRGGDGRCALGPAIREYVMSEAMHALGIKTTRCLAVVGSGETVYRNPPQAGAIVTRLATSHIRVGSFQYLATQGDVEGLKKLADLAIDRHYPEITDTGSQRYLAFLGAVIKNQVKLVVSWMRVGFIHGVMNTDNTLVNGETIDYGPCAMMNSFDFDTVFSSIDKQGRYAFGNQPNIANWNCARLAESLIPLISDDDEQAVSLMTPFINSFAEQFNTEFTAMWAQKLGLNESCNSSGELIAELLTLLKDNQLDYTNTFDALTESLKEEVVIPESLIEWRAKWVSLTDDNSYEVMRAANPRVIPRNHVIEKIIAEYNAAGASELLQRFMKIASNPYSDSEKLSEFQATPINDNDYQTFCGT